A DNA window from Linepithema humile isolate Giens D197 chromosome 6, Lhum_UNIL_v1.0, whole genome shotgun sequence contains the following coding sequences:
- the Gclc gene encoding glutamate--cysteine ligase isoform X2, with the protein MELFNLLTCTRDSETDKEMFSSGVTSNVKSLWRPEYGAYMIEGTPGKPYGGLLAHFNVVEANMRYRRQEATKLLQSNEVLMSLTVFPRVGAPDFTDPPSHPTPDTGASRSLFFPDEAIYPGHPRFKTLTRNIRERRQEKVAINIPISRDKNVSLLFKEDFTNNGDDESSTAAKDNHIYMDAMGFGMGCCCLQLTFQACNIQEARTLYDQLTPLCPIMLALTAASPFYRGFVSDVDCRWSVISSSVDCRTQEERGLKPLKENKFRISKSRYDSIDSYLSEQGEKYNDVPLTYDDEIYKQLLDNGIDHLLAQHIAHLFIRDSVSLFSEKVHQNDLEDTDHFENIQSTNWQTMRFKPPPPNSSIGWRVEFRPCEVQITDFENAAIVCFTVLLTRVILSYKLNLLIPISKVDQNMVRAQKRDAVKVEKFWFRRDITSDMKSDDAQSKYTEFTINEIINGKDGIFPGLVPLVNSYLANMDVDADTHCTIQRYIKLIQKRASGELLTTAAWLRKEVTSHPEYKHDAVITQRINYDLLKKIHSIVSNDVSCPELLGQCVLSKTTDTIPAAVAKAEKCSTANC; encoded by the exons AAAACCATATGGAGGATTATTAGCACATTTTAATGTTGTGGAAGCTAATATGCGTTATCGAAGGCAAGAGGCAACAAAATTACTCCAGTCTAATGAAGTCTTAATGTCATTAACTGTTTTTCCAAG AGTAGGAGCACCTGATTTTACCGATCCTCCTAGTCACCCGACACCCGACACTGGTGCCTCTAGAAGCTTATTTTTTCCCGATGAAGCTATATATCCCGGTCATCCACGTTTCAAAACATTGACCAGGAACATAAGAGAACGGCGTCAAGAGAAAGTCGCTATCAATATTCCTA TTTCTAGAGATAAAAATGTGTCATTGTTATTCAAAGAGGATTTTACTAACAATGGAGACGATGAGTCCTCTACAGCAGCGAAAGATAATCACATCTACATGGACGCAATGGGTTTTGGTATGGGATGTTGTTGCTTGCAACTTACTTTTCAAGCATGTAACATACAAGAAGCAAGAACATTATATGATCAACTGACACCATTATGTCCAATCATG TTGGCTTTAACTGCGGCTAGTCCATTTTATCGAGGCTTTGTAAGTGACGTTGATTGCCGATGGAGCGTCATATCCTCGTCGGTAGATTGTAGAACGCAGGAAGAACGTGGATTGAAACCTcttaaagaaaacaaatttagGATCAGTAAGTCTAGGTACGATTCTATCGATTCGTACCTTAGCGAACAGGGTGAAAAATACAACGATGTCCCTTTGACATACGATGATGAGATATATAAGCAACTTTTGGATAATGGGATCGATCATTTACTCGCACAACACATAGCCCATTTGTTTATCAGAGATAGTGTTTCCTTGTTTTCGGAAAAAGTACATCAAAACGACTTGGAAGATACCGATCACTTCGAG aacATACAATCTACAAATTGGCAAACTATGCGCTTTAAACCGCCACCACCAAATTCTTCTATTGGTTGGCGCGTAGAGTTCCGTCCATGTGAAGTACAGATCACGGACTTTGAAAATGCCGCAATAGTTTGTTTCACGGTACTTTTAACGAGAGTCATCTTGAGCTACAAGTTGAATCTTTTGATCCCGATCAGCAAGGTTGATCAAAATATGGTCAGAGCGCAGAAAAGGGATGCTGTcaaagtagaaaaattttggTTTCGTCGTGATATTACTTCAGATATGAAATCTGACGATGCTCAATCGAAGTACACCGAATTTAcgattaatgaaattattaatggaAAG gatgGTATTTTTCCTGGTCTTGTGCCGTTAGTAAACTCATACCTCGCTAACATGGATGTAGATGCTGACACACACTGCACTATccaaagatatataaaattaatacagaaACGAGCTTCAGGAGAGCTTTTAACAACTGCAGCTTGGCTGAGGAAGGAAGTTACTTCGCATCCTGAATATAA GCATGATGCTGTAATAACACAGCGCATCAATTATGACTTGCTAAAAAAGATTCATAGCATTGTTTCCAATGATGTGTCGTGTCCAGAACTACTTGGGCAATGCGTATTGTCTAAAACTACGGATACCATACCTGCTGCTGTTGCAAAAGCAGAAAAATGTTCAACAGCAAATTGTTAA
- the Sirt2 gene encoding NAD-dependent protein deacetylase sirtuin-2 isoform X1: MDKEIKEDRRDKNPDEEKPHISPKSSETEDYSEMERLGRYLAQKLRLIDFSGNDQRDESQRILRELSLDGIVEYIKENTNCKIITMAGAGISTSAGIPDFRSPSSGLYHKLEKYNLPHPQAIFELDFFMKNPEPFFTLARDLMPEGFKPTTCHYFIRLLWEKGLLLRHYTQNIDTLERIAGLPSDKLVEAHGTFHTGRCLKCRAPYTLSWMKEKIMGGIIPKCEECNEGIVKPDIIFFGEMLPERFQVLADRDFVQADLLIIMGSSLVVQPFASLIDRVRTTCPRLLINNEKVGMQDRLSRFLGLRQGLVFDSRNTHGGRDVAWLGDCDAGCQLLADKLGWRDDLQALIQREHESLNSGNRSDN, from the exons ATGGACAAGGAAATTAAGGAAGATCGAAGAG ataagAATCCAGATGAAGAAAAGCCACACATTTCTCCTAAATCATCTGAGACAGAGGATTATTCAGAGATGGAAAGATTAGGTAGATATTTAGCTCAAAAGTTGAGACTTATCGATTTCTCAGGGAATGATCAGAGAGATGAATCGCAAAGAATTTTGCGTGAACTCAGTTTAGATGGAATTGtcgaatatattaaagaaaatacaaattgcaaaattattactatgGCAGGCGCTGGCATTTCTACCT ctGCTGGAATACCAGACTTTCGGTCTCCATCTAGTGGACTTTATCataaattagagaaatataatttacccCATCCACAGGCTATTTttgaattagatttttttatgaagaatcCTGAACCATTCTTTACACTTGCAAGGGATTTGATGCCAGAAGGTTTCAAACCGACGACGtgtcattattttattcgtttgTTATGGGAGAAAGGTCTATTATTACGACATTATACGCAAAATATCGATACTTTGGAACGTATAGCTGGACTTCCTTCTGACAAACTAGTGGAAGCTCATGGAACATTTCACACTGGTCGTTGTCTTAAATGTCGAGCGCCATATACACTTTCATGGATGAAag aaaaaataatggGAGGCATAATACCGAAATGTGAAGAATGTAATGAAGGTATCGTAAAACCTGACATAATCTTTTTCGGTGAAATGTTACCCGAACGATTTCAAGTACTTGCCGATCGAGATTTCGTTCAAGCTgatcttttaattatcatgGGATCCAGTTTGGTGGTGCAACCTTTTGCATCACTAATAGACAg AGTGCGAACTACTTGCCCACGCCTACTTATCAACAATGAAAAAGTAGGTATGCAAGATCGTCTATCGCGCTTCTTAGGACTACGACAAGGTCTGGTGTTTGACTCTAGGAATACTCACGGTGGACGCGATGTAGCTTGGTTAGGTGATTGCGATGCAGGTTGTCAGTTGCTAGCGGACAAACTTGGCTGGAGG GATGATTTGCAAGCTCTTATACAAAGAGAGCACGAAAGTTTGAATTCAGGAAACAGAAGTGACAATTGA
- the Sirt2 gene encoding NAD-dependent protein deacetylase sirtuin-2 isoform X2, with amino-acid sequence MERLGRYLAQKLRLIDFSGNDQRDESQRILRELSLDGIVEYIKENTNCKIITMAGAGISTSAGIPDFRSPSSGLYHKLEKYNLPHPQAIFELDFFMKNPEPFFTLARDLMPEGFKPTTCHYFIRLLWEKGLLLRHYTQNIDTLERIAGLPSDKLVEAHGTFHTGRCLKCRAPYTLSWMKEKIMGGIIPKCEECNEGIVKPDIIFFGEMLPERFQVLADRDFVQADLLIIMGSSLVVQPFASLIDRVRTTCPRLLINNEKVGMQDRLSRFLGLRQGLVFDSRNTHGGRDVAWLGDCDAGCQLLADKLGWRDDLQALIQREHESLNSGNRSDN; translated from the exons ATGGAAAGATTAGGTAGATATTTAGCTCAAAAGTTGAGACTTATCGATTTCTCAGGGAATGATCAGAGAGATGAATCGCAAAGAATTTTGCGTGAACTCAGTTTAGATGGAATTGtcgaatatattaaagaaaatacaaattgcaaaattattactatgGCAGGCGCTGGCATTTCTACCT ctGCTGGAATACCAGACTTTCGGTCTCCATCTAGTGGACTTTATCataaattagagaaatataatttacccCATCCACAGGCTATTTttgaattagatttttttatgaagaatcCTGAACCATTCTTTACACTTGCAAGGGATTTGATGCCAGAAGGTTTCAAACCGACGACGtgtcattattttattcgtttgTTATGGGAGAAAGGTCTATTATTACGACATTATACGCAAAATATCGATACTTTGGAACGTATAGCTGGACTTCCTTCTGACAAACTAGTGGAAGCTCATGGAACATTTCACACTGGTCGTTGTCTTAAATGTCGAGCGCCATATACACTTTCATGGATGAAag aaaaaataatggGAGGCATAATACCGAAATGTGAAGAATGTAATGAAGGTATCGTAAAACCTGACATAATCTTTTTCGGTGAAATGTTACCCGAACGATTTCAAGTACTTGCCGATCGAGATTTCGTTCAAGCTgatcttttaattatcatgGGATCCAGTTTGGTGGTGCAACCTTTTGCATCACTAATAGACAg AGTGCGAACTACTTGCCCACGCCTACTTATCAACAATGAAAAAGTAGGTATGCAAGATCGTCTATCGCGCTTCTTAGGACTACGACAAGGTCTGGTGTTTGACTCTAGGAATACTCACGGTGGACGCGATGTAGCTTGGTTAGGTGATTGCGATGCAGGTTGTCAGTTGCTAGCGGACAAACTTGGCTGGAGG GATGATTTGCAAGCTCTTATACAAAGAGAGCACGAAAGTTTGAATTCAGGAAACAGAAGTGACAATTGA
- the Mpv17 gene encoding protein Mpv17, with translation MRNIKIMYQRVLRKYPIGTQAVQAGILMGLGDQIAQNFIENRSKTIDFVRTMKFAGIGFFISGPATRTWYGILDKYIGSKGYSVAIKKVACDQLLYAPTFIAVLLVVIGICQGKDIEGLKIKMINEYNDILTNNYKLWPMVQLVNFSLVPLHYQTLVVQSIALFWNSYISYRTSLDKCNEFK, from the exons ATgcgaaatataaagataatgtaTCAAAGAGTGTTGAGAAAATATCCCATCGGTACACAAGCAGTACAAGCTG GTATACTAATGGGACTCGGTGATCAGAttgcacaaaattttatagaaaataggTCGAAAACTATTGATTTTGTACGTACAATGAAATTTGCTGGGATTGGTTTCTTTATTAGT GGTCCAGCGACAAGAACATGGTATGGAATTTTAGACAAATACATAGGGTCTAAAGGTTACTCCGTTGCAATAAAAAAGGTTGCTTGTGACCAATTGTTATATGCTCCTACATTTATAGCAGTTTTATTAGTTGTTATTGGCATTTGCCAAGGAAAAGATATTGAAGGACTAAAGATTAAGAtgataaatgaatataatgatattttaacgaataattataag CTTTGGCCTATGGTACAACTTGTGAATTTTTCTCTGGTACCATTACATTACCAAACTTTAGTTGTACAATCAATTGCTCTATTCTGGAATAGTTATATTTCATATAGAACAAGTTTAGataaatgtaatgaatttaaataa